In one Nitrospira sp. genomic region, the following are encoded:
- a CDS encoding outer membrane lipoprotein carrier protein LolA — protein sequence MMRELLLVAVLLVIAIPAAAQSVKPDEPAVDLQALHEVQDVVKNIQSRYEKTKDLQASFTQKTRIEGFSTPVISTGHFYIKKPGKLRWDYIEPATEEIYVNKDDVKMYVPEHKQVLVGKLTYMAASQAPLQLLQGVAKLDEEFDIEPMPNKERGAGGILLVSLTPKQGRAEPERAIQKIVIEVQPKTYFLKTIALHEVSGNVATFEFSELKPNSGLKDELFDFKAPADVEIVRAPVLSRP from the coding sequence GGTCAAGCCGGATGAGCCGGCGGTCGATCTCCAAGCGCTGCATGAAGTGCAGGACGTGGTGAAGAATATTCAGTCGCGATACGAAAAGACCAAGGACCTGCAGGCCTCGTTCACGCAGAAGACCCGTATCGAAGGATTTTCCACGCCGGTGATTTCGACCGGTCACTTTTATATCAAGAAGCCCGGCAAGTTGCGGTGGGATTATATCGAACCGGCCACGGAAGAAATCTACGTCAATAAAGACGATGTGAAGATGTATGTGCCGGAGCATAAGCAGGTGTTGGTCGGCAAGCTGACCTATATGGCGGCTTCGCAGGCGCCGCTGCAACTGCTGCAGGGGGTGGCTAAGTTGGATGAGGAATTCGACATCGAGCCGATGCCGAACAAGGAGCGGGGAGCGGGAGGCATTCTCCTGGTATCACTGACGCCGAAGCAAGGACGTGCCGAACCGGAGCGGGCGATTCAGAAAATTGTCATCGAGGTGCAGCCCAAGACGTATTTCCTCAAGACCATCGCGCTCCACGAGGTCAGCGGCAATGTGGCGACGTTTGAGTTTTCCGAATTGAAGCCGAACAGCGGCTTGAAAGACGAGCTATTTGATTTCAAGGCCCCGGCCGATGTAGAAATCGTGAGGGCGCCGGTGCTAAGCCGACCCTAG
- a CDS encoding 2OG-Fe(II) oxygenase, producing MTQACASSVTEAVERAISALDLDRLEHDYWEQNEFLYIPQFLPREFVEAELTSQAQALKSGLNRNYIPGHKKGGSVSYYAVREQAPQFIVLYRSDAFRAMLNRLTKVNLLLCPDNDPHSCALYYYTEAGDHIGYHYDTSYYKGARYTILLGLLDQSKQCRLVCDLFKDVPGKQPVHMELATAPGDLVIFNGDKLWHAVTPLGHQEERIVLTLEYVTNPDMGAFKRLYSNLKDSFAYFGLRSVFKRAYSSRSRA from the coding sequence ATGACACAGGCCTGTGCAAGCAGCGTGACCGAAGCGGTAGAGCGGGCGATTTCGGCGCTGGATCTCGACCGGTTGGAACACGACTACTGGGAGCAGAACGAGTTTCTGTACATCCCTCAGTTTTTGCCGCGTGAGTTTGTCGAGGCCGAGCTGACGTCACAGGCGCAGGCGCTTAAATCCGGATTGAACCGCAACTACATTCCGGGACATAAGAAGGGCGGCAGCGTCAGCTATTATGCGGTGAGGGAGCAGGCCCCGCAGTTCATTGTCCTCTATCGCTCTGACGCCTTCCGGGCTATGCTCAACCGGTTGACCAAGGTCAATCTCCTCCTCTGCCCCGACAACGATCCGCATTCCTGCGCCTTGTACTATTACACCGAAGCAGGCGACCACATCGGGTACCACTACGATACGTCCTACTATAAAGGCGCCCGCTACACGATTCTGTTGGGATTGCTCGATCAGTCGAAACAATGCCGCCTAGTCTGCGATCTTTTCAAAGATGTGCCGGGGAAACAGCCGGTACATATGGAATTGGCCACGGCGCCCGGCGATCTGGTGATCTTCAACGGCGACAAGCTCTGGCACGCTGTGACGCCGCTCGGCCATCAAGAAGAGCGGATTGTTCTGACTCTGGAGTATGTGACCAATCCCGATATGGGCGCGTTCAAGCGGCTCTATTCCAATTTGAAAGACTCCTTCGCCTACTTTGGTTTGCGATCGGTCTTTAAGCGAGCCTATTCCTCTCGTTCCCGCGCGTAA